In a single window of the Luteibacter rhizovicinus DSM 16549 genome:
- a CDS encoding glycine betaine ABC transporter substrate-binding protein, with translation MRRLLGVLLVLLAFAAHAQSAVRVGSKADNEGAVLGQIVLQVLRHAGVPVVDRTQLGPTSIVRRALLNGDLDVYPEYTGNAAFFFHRESDPAFRDARKAYALAASLDLAANRLVWLAPAPADNHWAIGVRGDVARAARLVTLDDFARWVKGGGDVFLAGSAEFVESDAALPAFQSAYGFTLHGDQLLVLAGGDTSATIKAAAEGISGVNASMVYSTDGAIAVTGLTVLADPRHVEMVYQPAPVVRDEVLRRYPVMRDALDAAFQPLTVEVLRKLNARTQIDGEDPAVVARDYLHDAGLVP, from the coding sequence TTGCGCCGGCTGCTTGGCGTCCTGCTCGTCCTGCTGGCCTTCGCGGCACATGCGCAATCGGCGGTGCGGGTAGGTTCGAAGGCGGATAACGAAGGTGCGGTCCTCGGACAAATCGTGTTGCAGGTGCTTCGCCATGCCGGTGTACCGGTGGTCGACCGAACCCAGCTCGGACCCACGTCTATCGTCCGGCGCGCATTGCTCAATGGCGATCTGGATGTCTATCCGGAATACACGGGCAATGCCGCGTTCTTCTTCCATCGCGAGAGCGATCCGGCATTCCGCGATGCACGGAAGGCCTATGCGCTTGCTGCTTCGCTCGACCTGGCGGCGAATCGCCTGGTCTGGCTGGCGCCTGCGCCGGCTGACAATCACTGGGCGATCGGCGTGCGTGGTGACGTGGCGCGCGCGGCGCGGCTGGTCACGCTCGATGACTTTGCCCGCTGGGTGAAGGGCGGCGGTGACGTCTTTCTGGCCGGCTCCGCCGAGTTCGTGGAAAGCGATGCGGCACTGCCCGCCTTCCAGTCCGCGTATGGATTCACGTTGCACGGAGACCAGCTCCTGGTGCTTGCCGGTGGCGATACCTCGGCGACGATCAAGGCGGCCGCCGAAGGCATCTCCGGCGTCAACGCGAGCATGGTCTATTCCACCGATGGCGCGATCGCCGTGACCGGCCTGACCGTGCTTGCCGATCCGCGGCACGTGGAGATGGTGTATCAGCCGGCCCCGGTGGTTCGCGACGAGGTCTTGCGTCGTTATCCGGTCATGCGCGACGCACTGGATGCCGCCTTCCAACCGTTGACGGTCGAGGTGCTGCGCAAACTCAACGCGCGCACGCAGATCGACGGTGAGGATCCGGCCGTGGTGGCGCGGGATTACCTGCACGACGCGGGGCTCGTGCCGTGA
- a CDS encoding ABC transporter ATP-binding protein yields MIEFDHVHKRFGDHVVIDDLSLRVEDGEFFVLVGPSGSGKSTLLRTVNRLVHIDAGSVRIDGVDAATQAVETLRRGIGYAIQSVGLFPHRTVGENIATVPRLLGWPEHEIRARVEDLLELLKLDEPGFADRYPDTLSGGQQQRVGVARALAARPRIVLMDEPFGALDPVTRESLQTSLKAIQRDTATTILFVTHDMDEAFGLGHRVALMLDGKVAQVGTPLELIRHPVNERVREFVGGSRARLRELAVRCVRDSMRKGEVADGDAIDGAASLQDALGAMLMQGRDRLPVLDAGQVAGAILLTDLVVSRE; encoded by the coding sequence ATGATCGAATTCGACCACGTCCATAAACGCTTCGGCGACCACGTCGTCATCGACGACCTGTCGTTGCGCGTGGAGGATGGCGAGTTCTTCGTCCTCGTCGGGCCCTCGGGTTCCGGCAAGTCCACGCTGCTGCGCACGGTGAACCGACTGGTCCACATCGACGCGGGGAGTGTGCGCATCGACGGGGTGGATGCCGCGACGCAGGCGGTCGAGACGCTGCGGCGCGGCATCGGCTATGCCATCCAGTCCGTTGGCCTGTTTCCCCATCGTACCGTCGGCGAGAACATCGCCACGGTGCCGCGGTTGCTCGGCTGGCCGGAGCACGAGATCCGTGCGCGGGTCGAGGACTTGCTCGAGCTGCTCAAGCTGGACGAGCCGGGCTTCGCCGACCGCTATCCCGACACGTTATCCGGCGGACAACAGCAACGCGTGGGTGTCGCGCGAGCGCTGGCTGCGCGGCCGCGCATCGTGCTGATGGATGAGCCCTTCGGTGCGCTCGACCCGGTGACACGTGAGTCGCTGCAGACCAGCCTCAAGGCGATCCAGCGCGACACCGCCACGACCATCCTTTTCGTCACTCACGACATGGACGAAGCCTTCGGTCTCGGTCATCGCGTGGCCTTGATGCTCGACGGCAAGGTGGCCCAGGTCGGCACACCACTCGAACTCATCCGCCATCCGGTGAACGAACGCGTGCGCGAGTTCGTCGGCGGTTCGCGTGCGCGGCTGCGTGAACTGGCGGTGCGTTGCGTGCGTGACAGCATGCGCAAGGGCGAGGTCGCGGACGGCGATGCGATCGATGGCGCAGCCTCGTTGCAGGACGCGCTGGGGGCGATGCTGATGCAAGGGCGCGATCGCCTGCCGGTGCTCGACGCCGGGCAGGTCGCCGGTGCGATCCTGCTCACCGATCTCGTGGTGTCGCGCGAGTGA
- a CDS encoding CsbD family protein, translating to MNEDQIRGAANTIGGRVQRAAGALGGDHGLEAEGAIRETAGRVQAKAGEAVDTARDVIAHRPLGAILSGFGVGILVGMLLARRD from the coding sequence ATGAACGAAGACCAGATCCGTGGCGCGGCGAACACCATCGGCGGACGTGTCCAGCGCGCCGCCGGCGCCCTGGGCGGCGATCACGGCCTCGAAGCCGAAGGTGCCATCCGCGAGACCGCCGGCCGCGTCCAGGCGAAGGCCGGTGAAGCGGTCGACACCGCCCGCGACGTGATCGCCCACCGCCCCCTCGGCGCGATCCTGAGCGGCTTTGGCGTCGGCATCCTGGTCGGCATGCTTCTCGCCCGCCGCGACTGA
- a CDS encoding ABC transporter permease — MNPRALPVIVLACIGLIAALAFPFIYVTPNRLLSGEPHSLHVVPLALVWLLITGLGVTSVRGSRGAVAVLAWGLIAGLPLLASMDARSLLLAASPSARAPLGAGFWLMWLSASLLLLDRLREWRMAARMIGWITLVVALVGMGIAGAFDALALVREFHAQRAPFMDALLTHLTLAATTLVLALVIGAPLGWWAWRARRADGAVVGLLAFLQTVPSLALFALLIGPFAWLAHAWPALGALGFGGTGAAPAVFALVLYALLPIVRYTIAGLGAVPADARDAARGLGMSRLQLLSRVQLPLGWPVLLAGLRIVAVQTIGLAAVATLIGAGGLGRFVFLGIGQGANDMVMLGTLAIIALALAVDLLFQAMLALTERRS; from the coding sequence GTGAACCCTCGCGCCTTGCCCGTGATCGTGCTGGCCTGCATCGGTTTGATCGCCGCGCTCGCTTTTCCGTTTATCTATGTCACGCCCAACCGCCTGTTGAGTGGCGAGCCACACAGCCTGCACGTCGTGCCCCTTGCTCTGGTCTGGCTTCTTATCACGGGGCTGGGAGTCACGTCGGTCCGAGGCAGCCGGGGAGCCGTCGCTGTGCTCGCGTGGGGGCTGATCGCCGGCTTGCCCCTGCTGGCCAGCATGGATGCGCGCAGCCTGTTGCTGGCGGCATCGCCCAGCGCGCGCGCTCCACTGGGTGCCGGCTTCTGGCTGATGTGGCTTTCGGCAAGCCTGCTCCTGCTCGATCGGTTGCGCGAGTGGCGCATGGCCGCGCGAATGATCGGGTGGATAACGCTAGTCGTCGCCCTTGTCGGCATGGGGATAGCTGGTGCTTTTGACGCCCTGGCGCTGGTTCGTGAATTCCATGCGCAACGCGCGCCCTTCATGGATGCGCTGCTGACCCATCTCACGCTCGCCGCAACGACCCTGGTATTGGCGCTGGTCATCGGCGCGCCGCTGGGCTGGTGGGCCTGGCGCGCGCGGCGGGCGGACGGTGCCGTGGTCGGGCTGCTCGCCTTCCTGCAGACCGTGCCGTCGCTCGCCCTGTTCGCCCTGCTGATCGGACCGTTTGCCTGGCTGGCGCATGCATGGCCGGCGCTGGGCGCGCTCGGCTTCGGCGGCACCGGTGCGGCGCCCGCCGTGTTCGCGCTGGTGCTGTACGCCTTGCTGCCGATCGTTCGCTACACCATCGCCGGCCTTGGTGCGGTACCCGCCGATGCGCGCGACGCGGCGCGCGGACTCGGCATGAGCCGGTTGCAGCTGCTGTCACGCGTGCAGCTTCCTCTGGGTTGGCCGGTGCTGCTGGCCGGCCTGCGCATCGTCGCGGTCCAGACGATCGGCCTGGCGGCGGTGGCCACCCTCATCGGTGCAGGTGGCCTCGGGCGTTTCGTTTTCCTCGGCATCGGCCAGGGGGCCAACGACATGGTGATGTTGGGTACGCTGGCGATCATCGCGCTGGCCCTTGCCGTCGATCTTCTCTTCCAGGCCATGCTCGCCCTGACGGAACGCCGCTCATGA
- a CDS encoding glycoside hydrolase family 31 protein translates to MEATTDHRPGAGAAAHPEAVIERAEVRFTVLTPRLIRLEWSASTVFRDSRTQIVVHRALEVPRFRIVEDEHALEIDTGALRLRYEKGSGRFTEANLAIRIRRGDADLAWKPGDIQKANLGGTYRTLDRYDGDTWQDGSKLPIEEGLIARDGWHVVDDTEGFGIDDEGWVLERPAGERQDLYFFGYGHDYRGALADFAAIAGPQPIPPRFVFGYWWSRYWNYTDEELRTLGARFEKERIPLDVLVLDMDWHTTPGLSLRPGHEHKDVFGEQSGWTGYTFNRSLFPDPEAFMRWAHGQHLRVTLNLHPASGVLPHEEQYDAMAKALSWDTSTRAAIPFEGTSQPYMRALFDTVLHPLEKVGVDFWWLDWQQWPESKAHPGLSNTWWLNHAFFTEMQRDGDRRGLIYHRWGGLGNHRYPIGFSGDSVISWDSLAFQPHFTAMASNVLYGYWSHDIGGHTFHKHIPRPERHLEPELYARWMQLGVFSPVLRTHSAKEASLHKEPWHFGPPYGDAIFAAIRLRYQLAPYIYGAARHAYDTGLSIVRPMYYHWPEHEEAYEHPAQYMFGNDILVAPVTAPVGEDGAASFPVWLPPGLWYSRDGAESFEGGQMIERHYTLEEIPIFVRPGSVVPLYPEGLRNLASVPDALILQVFPGDEGATELYDDDGESQGYQRGDFARTSVRSRRGDRAQRVHIDAMRGHYQGRPSSRSYIVELLDAGIPESVEVNGVPLPYSEPPAPQTWLFDTASLCIRVDLGSVSLDEPQDIVARFTPEHTMPIGLLHRMRRAGIAVDYLKQVWGDISALPDDVDLAGQAARVLAYAVEEGDDEGRAERFMAAVLAFEARFEGLPASVDATPIDESFKRAFANLLGR, encoded by the coding sequence ATGGAAGCCACGACAGACCACCGGCCTGGTGCCGGCGCTGCGGCCCATCCCGAGGCCGTGATCGAGCGCGCCGAGGTGCGCTTCACCGTTCTCACGCCACGGCTCATCCGGCTGGAGTGGAGCGCCTCGACGGTGTTCCGTGACAGCCGCACGCAGATCGTAGTGCACCGGGCGCTGGAGGTGCCGCGATTCCGGATCGTCGAAGACGAGCACGCGCTGGAGATCGACACCGGCGCGTTGCGGCTGCGCTACGAGAAAGGCAGCGGGCGGTTTACCGAGGCCAACCTGGCGATTCGAATTCGTCGCGGCGACGCCGACCTGGCCTGGAAGCCCGGCGATATCCAGAAGGCCAATCTGGGCGGCACCTATCGCACCCTGGACCGCTACGACGGGGACACCTGGCAGGACGGCAGCAAGCTGCCGATCGAGGAGGGGTTGATCGCCCGGGACGGGTGGCATGTCGTCGACGACACCGAGGGCTTTGGCATCGACGACGAAGGCTGGGTGCTCGAGCGACCCGCCGGCGAACGCCAGGACCTGTACTTCTTCGGCTATGGTCACGACTACCGCGGTGCGCTGGCCGATTTCGCGGCGATCGCCGGTCCGCAGCCGATTCCGCCGCGTTTCGTCTTCGGCTATTGGTGGTCGCGTTACTGGAACTACACCGACGAGGAACTGCGCACACTCGGTGCGCGTTTCGAGAAGGAGCGCATCCCGCTCGATGTGCTCGTTCTCGACATGGACTGGCACACCACGCCTGGCCTGTCGCTGCGGCCCGGCCACGAGCACAAGGACGTGTTCGGCGAGCAGTCCGGCTGGACCGGCTACACGTTCAACCGAAGCCTGTTCCCGGATCCTGAGGCCTTCATGCGCTGGGCACATGGACAGCACCTGCGGGTCACGCTCAACCTGCATCCCGCCTCCGGTGTACTGCCGCATGAAGAGCAGTACGACGCCATGGCAAAGGCACTCTCGTGGGACACCTCGACACGGGCGGCGATTCCGTTCGAAGGCACGTCGCAGCCATACATGCGGGCCTTGTTCGATACCGTGCTGCATCCGCTGGAAAAGGTCGGCGTCGATTTCTGGTGGCTCGACTGGCAGCAGTGGCCGGAATCGAAAGCGCATCCCGGCCTGTCGAATACCTGGTGGCTCAACCATGCGTTCTTCACCGAGATGCAGCGTGACGGCGACCGGCGTGGGTTGATCTATCACCGCTGGGGTGGCCTCGGGAATCATCGCTATCCCATCGGCTTTTCCGGCGACAGCGTGATCTCCTGGGACTCCCTGGCCTTCCAGCCCCACTTCACCGCGATGGCGTCCAATGTCCTTTACGGCTACTGGAGCCACGACATCGGCGGGCATACGTTCCACAAGCACATTCCGCGACCGGAGCGGCATCTCGAGCCGGAGCTCTACGCGCGCTGGATGCAGCTCGGTGTCTTCAGCCCGGTGCTGCGCACGCATTCGGCGAAAGAGGCCAGCCTGCATAAGGAACCCTGGCATTTCGGGCCGCCGTATGGCGATGCGATCTTCGCCGCAATCCGCCTGCGCTATCAATTGGCGCCTTATATCTACGGTGCCGCGCGACACGCCTACGACACCGGGCTGTCGATCGTGCGCCCGATGTATTACCACTGGCCCGAGCACGAGGAGGCTTACGAACATCCGGCGCAATACATGTTCGGCAACGACATCCTCGTGGCCCCTGTCACCGCGCCGGTCGGTGAGGACGGTGCGGCGTCGTTCCCCGTGTGGCTGCCGCCGGGTTTGTGGTACAGCCGCGACGGCGCGGAGTCCTTCGAGGGCGGGCAGATGATCGAGCGGCATTACACGCTCGAGGAGATTCCCATCTTCGTGCGCCCGGGCAGTGTGGTCCCGCTGTATCCGGAAGGCTTGCGCAACCTTGCCAGCGTGCCCGACGCCCTGATCCTCCAGGTTTTTCCGGGTGACGAAGGCGCCACCGAACTCTACGACGACGACGGCGAGAGCCAGGGTTACCAGCGCGGCGACTTCGCGCGCACCAGCGTGCGTAGTCGCCGCGGAGACCGTGCGCAGCGTGTGCACATCGACGCCATGCGAGGCCATTACCAGGGGCGCCCCTCGTCGCGTTCGTACATCGTGGAGCTGCTCGATGCCGGCATTCCCGAGAGCGTCGAAGTGAATGGCGTGCCCCTGCCGTACAGCGAGCCGCCCGCGCCGCAGACCTGGCTGTTCGATACGGCCTCGTTGTGTATCCGTGTCGATCTCGGCTCCGTGTCACTGGACGAGCCTCAGGACATCGTCGCGCGCTTCACGCCCGAACATACGATGCCCATCGGGCTGCTGCATCGCATGCGTCGCGCCGGCATCGCCGTGGACTACCTGAAGCAGGTCTGGGGTGATATTTCCGCACTGCCCGACGATGTCGACCTCGCGGGGCAAGCGGCGCGTGTGCTGGCCTATGCCGTAGAAGAGGGCGACGACGAAGGCCGCGCCGAGCGTTTCATGGCGGCGGTCCTCGCCTTCGAAGCGCGCTTCGAAGGCCTGCCAGCGAGCGTCGATGCCACACCGATCGACGAGTCCTTCAAGCGTGCCTTCGCCAACCTGCTCGGACGCTGA
- a CDS encoding putative bifunctional diguanylate cyclase/phosphodiesterase, which produces MPVLGFRTRLALFFVATLILVQGLTAVLAYDVARRQLVREGGNQLAASAAAFVTQMNDLSASVANGVQIMSLDYGLRSAIGARDKDTILSVLRNHGRRVGASRMQLLDLDGKVQADTASGAGDGQPFAFPDLLSRAFSERTAAVAVVDGKAFWVVVVPIYAPQPVGLVAASIPVDNAMIAHMQQLSALPRDIELATPTGVGHYAVMARGSSRSELTASFSSSDRSLPSEPTAATIGGRDYLVLAQLLRQPKGSGAVYAVLGYSLDDALRPYKAVWDAWLALLAVGLAAGLLVAWLVARGVSRPVEALAAAARRIAGGDYRDAPEVRRRDEIGELATAFRTMGDAVRERELRIRHQAMHDGVTGLPNRAAAEEAIDQDLATAPGQQGALLIVGVTHLPDIIKTIGHALADRLMRDAGVRVGQVAGTHYVARATDTQFAVWLRGADRTEAISVAFRVMDALGQPYQEAEVNMDMGPAVGIALAPSHGERAAALLRRAEVAEFAAVGSARGVDVYDPQADPHRPERLSLMSELRTAIETDALELYYQPQRRLADGRIDGVEALVRWPRPGRGMVSPEQFVTVAEETGNIGRLTRWVLARGIAQAAELARTGQPLRLSINLSARDIGDTELPDHVAHLLRVHQLPATALILEVTESAVIGEPEAALQVLRRLADMGIDVAIDDFGVGQTSFAYLRRLPVRELKIDKMFVQHLATDETDRVIVRSLVELGHRLGYRVTAEGVEDEDSIAFLGEVGCDRAQGFHVDRPMPFAALAARRAAPDAGFA; this is translated from the coding sequence ATGCCGGTCCTCGGTTTCCGCACCCGGCTGGCACTTTTCTTCGTTGCCACGCTGATCCTCGTCCAGGGCCTTACCGCCGTCCTGGCCTACGACGTGGCGCGCCGCCAGCTGGTCAGGGAAGGCGGCAATCAGCTTGCCGCGAGTGCGGCGGCCTTCGTAACCCAGATGAACGATCTGTCGGCAAGCGTGGCCAACGGCGTGCAGATCATGTCGCTGGACTATGGCCTGCGTTCGGCCATCGGCGCGCGCGACAAGGACACCATCCTTTCCGTCCTGCGCAACCATGGGCGACGTGTCGGCGCATCGCGCATGCAGTTGCTCGACCTCGATGGCAAGGTACAGGCAGATACGGCAAGCGGCGCCGGCGATGGCCAGCCGTTCGCCTTTCCCGATCTGCTGAGCCGGGCCTTCAGTGAGCGGACGGCGGCCGTCGCCGTCGTCGATGGCAAGGCCTTCTGGGTGGTCGTCGTGCCGATCTACGCGCCGCAACCGGTGGGTTTGGTGGCTGCCAGTATTCCCGTCGACAACGCGATGATCGCGCACATGCAGCAGCTTTCCGCCCTGCCTCGCGATATCGAGCTGGCCACGCCGACCGGCGTCGGTCATTACGCCGTGATGGCGCGCGGAAGCAGTCGATCCGAGCTGACGGCGAGCTTTTCCTCCAGCGATCGCTCGCTGCCATCGGAACCGACCGCGGCGACGATCGGTGGCCGCGACTATCTGGTGCTGGCGCAGTTGCTCCGCCAACCGAAGGGAAGCGGTGCGGTCTACGCAGTGCTCGGCTACTCGCTCGATGACGCGTTGCGTCCTTACAAGGCGGTATGGGATGCGTGGCTGGCCCTGTTGGCCGTCGGCCTCGCGGCCGGACTGCTCGTCGCCTGGCTGGTCGCTCGCGGCGTATCGCGCCCGGTGGAAGCACTCGCTGCCGCGGCGCGGCGCATCGCCGGTGGTGATTACCGCGATGCGCCCGAGGTGCGTCGCCGCGACGAGATCGGGGAACTGGCGACGGCGTTCCGCACCATGGGCGACGCGGTCCGCGAGCGCGAACTGCGCATTCGCCACCAGGCCATGCACGATGGCGTGACCGGCCTGCCGAATCGCGCCGCGGCCGAGGAAGCGATCGACCAGGATCTGGCGACCGCACCCGGCCAGCAGGGTGCCCTGTTGATCGTGGGCGTCACGCACCTGCCGGACATCATCAAGACGATCGGCCACGCACTGGCCGACCGCCTGATGCGCGATGCCGGCGTGCGCGTCGGCCAGGTGGCCGGCACGCACTACGTCGCACGCGCCACGGACACCCAGTTCGCGGTGTGGCTTCGCGGCGCCGACCGCACCGAGGCGATCTCGGTCGCGTTCCGCGTGATGGATGCGCTCGGCCAGCCCTATCAGGAAGCCGAAGTGAACATGGACATGGGCCCCGCGGTCGGCATCGCCCTGGCGCCCAGTCACGGCGAACGCGCGGCCGCCTTGCTGCGTCGGGCCGAGGTGGCAGAGTTCGCCGCGGTGGGTTCGGCGCGGGGTGTCGATGTCTACGATCCGCAGGCCGATCCCCATCGGCCCGAGCGCCTTTCTCTCATGAGCGAATTGCGCACGGCCATCGAGACCGATGCGCTGGAGCTCTACTACCAGCCCCAGCGGCGCCTGGCCGACGGTCGCATCGACGGTGTCGAAGCGCTGGTGCGCTGGCCCCGGCCGGGACGCGGCATGGTCTCGCCCGAACAGTTCGTCACCGTGGCCGAGGAGACCGGCAATATCGGTCGCCTGACGCGCTGGGTGCTTGCCCGCGGCATCGCCCAGGCGGCGGAACTGGCCCGTACGGGGCAGCCCCTGCGACTCTCGATCAACCTCTCGGCCCGCGACATCGGCGATACCGAGCTGCCCGACCATGTCGCCCATCTGCTGCGGGTCCACCAGCTGCCAGCCACCGCCCTGATCCTGGAAGTGACCGAGAGCGCCGTCATCGGCGAACCGGAGGCGGCGCTTCAAGTCCTCCGTCGTCTGGCCGATATGGGTATCGACGTGGCGATCGACGATTTCGGGGTCGGCCAGACCTCGTTCGCCTACCTCCGCCGACTGCCCGTCAGGGAACTGAAGATCGACAAGATGTTCGTCCAGCACCTCGCCACCGATGAAACCGACCGCGTGATCGTCCGCTCGCTGGTCGAGCTCGGCCATCGGCTGGGCTATCGGGTGACCGCCGAAGGGGTGGAGGACGAAGACAGCATCGCCTTCCTCGGTGAGGTCGGCTGCGATCGTGCGCAGGGATTCCATGTCGACCGACCGATGCCGTTCGCGGCCCTGGCCGCACGTCGCGCTGCGCCGGACGCGGGATTCGCGTGA
- a CDS encoding GGDEF domain-containing protein, translated as MNEGGGVAQDVWERKYHLALERMERDEHDFRVTEEGLRRLVLRLAALARGQSEEADRLLDHLGDGLRHASTPDGLDPLLDALTEAITALERQSPLPIDPAHDVPQAAAIVDPIPAQEVDACRVATDALRQVLLKVAMMPALAGRADDLHAVLGQARDPEAIASAAQDLADLVNQERASLRHDMAQLQDLLAEVSGRLGDMTRYLVAETEHVATGDEQGRDLDATVREEMRLLAEQTLGATDLDALQAQVNARLSMIDEHFRAFRDREDERLATYRDRAERMKDRVEELETQATSLQDSLRREHELALTDPLTGLPNRLAYERRMAEIEQDVRDQGVVACVGAFDIDHFKVINDSFGHAAGDAVLRIVGQTLTRELPAPAFVARYGGEEFVVIFAGIAPDEALAAATALCETVAALAFHASQKPVTVTMSGGITRFLANDTAATVFDRADRALYAAKRAGRNRCLLL; from the coding sequence ATGAACGAAGGTGGCGGCGTGGCGCAGGACGTCTGGGAGCGCAAATACCATCTCGCCCTCGAGCGGATGGAGCGCGACGAACACGACTTCCGTGTGACGGAGGAGGGCTTGCGACGACTCGTGCTTCGCCTTGCCGCGCTGGCTCGTGGACAGAGCGAGGAGGCCGATCGTCTTCTGGATCATCTGGGCGATGGTTTACGACATGCCTCGACCCCCGACGGCCTCGACCCCTTGCTGGATGCGTTGACCGAGGCGATCACCGCGCTCGAACGGCAGTCGCCTCTGCCCATCGACCCTGCGCACGACGTGCCGCAGGCAGCGGCTATCGTGGATCCCATCCCGGCACAGGAGGTCGATGCCTGTCGCGTGGCGACGGACGCGTTGCGGCAGGTACTCCTCAAGGTCGCGATGATGCCCGCACTCGCCGGGCGCGCCGACGATCTGCATGCGGTGCTGGGTCAAGCCCGCGATCCGGAGGCGATCGCGTCGGCGGCGCAAGATCTCGCCGACCTCGTGAACCAGGAACGCGCGTCGCTGCGTCACGACATGGCGCAGCTACAGGACCTGCTCGCCGAAGTCAGCGGGCGTCTCGGCGACATGACGCGTTACCTGGTGGCCGAAACCGAGCACGTCGCGACCGGTGACGAACAAGGCCGCGACCTCGATGCCACGGTGCGCGAGGAAATGCGGCTTCTCGCCGAACAGACCCTGGGCGCCACGGATCTGGACGCCTTGCAGGCGCAGGTGAATGCGCGCCTCTCCATGATCGACGAGCACTTTCGCGCGTTCCGCGATCGCGAGGACGAACGCCTGGCAACCTACCGCGATCGTGCGGAGCGCATGAAGGATCGCGTCGAAGAACTCGAGACGCAGGCGACATCGCTGCAGGACTCGTTGCGTCGCGAACACGAGCTCGCGCTCACCGATCCCCTGACCGGCCTGCCCAATCGCCTCGCTTACGAACGGCGCATGGCCGAGATCGAACAGGACGTGCGCGACCAGGGTGTCGTCGCCTGCGTGGGTGCGTTCGATATCGATCATTTCAAGGTGATCAACGATAGCTTCGGCCATGCGGCAGGCGACGCCGTCCTGCGCATCGTCGGCCAGACCCTGACGCGCGAACTGCCGGCACCGGCGTTCGTCGCGCGTTATGGCGGCGAGGAGTTCGTCGTGATCTTCGCCGGCATCGCGCCGGACGAGGCCCTCGCCGCAGCCACGGCGCTGTGCGAAACCGTTGCCGCCCTGGCCTTCCACGCCAGCCAGAAACCGGTAACGGTGACGATGTCCGGCGGCATCACCCGCTTCCTCGCCAACGACACCGCGGCCACCGTCTTCGACCGCGCGGACCGCGCGCTTTACGCCGCCAAGCGAGCGGGGCGAAATCGCTGCTTGTTGCTCTGA